TCCGAGCACGACAAGAAGACTTTCTCCAAACTAAAGCTCAGTCTGTCAGGGGACTATCCGAGGAAGAACGCAGAGATCCTCAGCGGCCAGTACGGGACCAATGTGCTCCTGATCGGGGCGTCGTTGATGCTGGCCATCGCGCACCATGGCCCCTCCGTCAAGGAAGAGCACCTGCTGTCCTTCGTCACCTGCCTCATGATCCTCCAGCTGATCTGGATGATGTGGTACATCCTGGTGCGGGACAGACAGAAGAACTCGCGGACGGAGAAAGATGTCCACGCCACCACATGCTGGATAAGAGGTGAGTTTAGTAAGTTTACGCGCAAGATTGCAGCAGGAAATGCGTAAAACTCCAAATTGAGTTTTGCTccttttcatacattttctcGATCGCAGAGATGGAGGTCGGTTCTTTACGCGTGTCACCATCCAAAGTTTGTGTTTGACAAATTAAAGAAAACCTGGAgaactgtttgttttcacaaataGCGAAAGATAactttgaattattttctttcaccggtgtaaaaaaaaaaaagtgaatcaaAACGTGatgcttatttcttttttcttgttagGTGGCTTGACTCTGCTTGCACTCCTTTCACTGATTATGGACGCTTTCCGAATCGGGTATTATGTTGGCTATCAGTCTTGTGTGTCGGCTGTGCTCGGGGTATATCCTGTCATCCATGCAACTCACACCATAGCGCAGGTAAGTTTACAACCCCACTTTAATTTCAATAAAGTGATAATCTTTCAGCAGTGTTAGacactgtgtctttttttttcttctgcgcACCACTTAACCAGGTAGGTCTTTGAATAATGTGCTCTTTGTTGTTGAGGCGAGTACAGAGTTGCTGCAACAATATAATCCCATCATTGTCCATGTTATGTGAGTGTAACTGCATATGATGAGGGAAATCCTTCTCGTAAAAGCGCCTTAAATACACAGGCTTCCTGTTGAGCACTATTTTGGATAATTTCTCTGGCGTTTTTATTAAGACtgttatgttgtttttgctgttttgtttagGTGCATTTTCTCTGGTTCCACATCAAGGATGTCATTAAGAGCTTTGAAACATTTGAGAGGTACGTGAAATATGTGATCTTTTACAGAACACCTCAGTTGTTGTCATGTCAATTTTTGTGAGTCAAAAAGCACGTTGTGATTTCATGAAACATCTCAGCAGCGACTGAAGAATGTGCAAAATACAGTTCACACTCATGAGCACCAAGACGACCTGTATCCTGACAGTGCCACATGCTATTAGATGACTGGTCGTCAACCTCGTTTTTCAACTGTTTCTCTCCTCAGATTTGGTGTAATCCATGCAGTGTTTACCAACCTCCTCCTGTGGTGCAACGGTGTGATGTCAGAGGCCGAGCACTTCTTGAACAACCATAAGAGAAGACTCTCTGCGCTGGGATACGGAAACCTCACTATAGGTGAGGGCCAAGGGGTCGATTGCTGGCTTGTACCTAGAAGAAAAGTACAATAATCCACTTGAGGGCTCATGTCaaaggatgaaagaaaaaaggaaggaaaggaggttTTGCGAGGGGAAGGGAGGTTACCTCGGCAGCCCAGTGGGTCTTGTTTGTGTCGAGCGTCTCTCTATTAGGTTTCAGGAGACGCACAGTGTTGCTAGTGCTGAGGCCCCCTCCCCAGCCCTTTCCCCACACTTcagccaccaccaccctccTTGGCAACCCCCCGTTTGACCTCAGACGGCTTTGTCCCCAGGCTGCTTACTCCCAAGGGTGCTGCAATTACAGTAACTGATACATCTAAGCCTAGGGTTGGGGGGTTCGCCTGCTCCTCTTCATATCCGGCTGACTGTGAGGCTGGCTGCACCCTGACTGTTGTTCCCTTTTTAATTAAAGGGTGCAGTACCATAGTGGTGGCCTTTGGGGGGTGAAGGGTAGGAGGGGGTTAGCggagccgggggggggggggggggggggcacacggCAGGGTTTTGTTGAGATGATCTCTAGAGGGCAACAGCATTACCATAGTGTGTTGTGGTGTGCTCGACAGGCAGTGAGAATAAAAAGTGCATTGTCATCAACATCTAAGATGCTCAGGCGTTCGGCTAATGAGTGAAATTTCAGATTCAAATCAGTAGAATATGGCTAATGAATACTGAGCAGCAAGGTAGAAAGTTACAATGGAGCTTTGTGCTGCCAGATAGCCCataactttattaaaaaaaaaaaaaaaaacatgattgcGTAATAGGCTGCTGCCACAATataaaaaatcaatcaaaaggGTCAGACTACCATGAATACTCTCGAAAGAAGTTGCTTAAAGAGCCTTATTTTCCTTTGGGCCGGCATTATTGTAGATCAGTGTCCTCAACCTGCAGTCATGGGACAAAGAGAAATCTGAGGGGTCATAAGATTATTATATTCAATTTCATTATCTAATGTTTGGCCTTGAATTATTGTATAATTTGACCCGTCCAGGCCTCTAAAAcgattcaaataaaacaaagtgaagtGGACACAACTagcaaatatgcaaaaatgtAAGATTTTTAGCAAATTAGAGTTCAGTAGTTATAATTTTGCCTTCAGGCTTTCAAAGCATTCACAGGTTAAGTCTATTAAAATAAATCACGTACAGATCTAAGACTCAAACACAGTCTTTCTGTGAAGTGCAGTATTTTCCACTTTGACTTGCACAagtattagattagattagattagattcaactttattgtcagtACATTAGTAGCAAGTGCAAAGACATATGGAaagtatgtacagaatatacagagtgAGGATGTTTACAGATGCTATATACATTATCATTTAGATTAACTTGTAAGATCCAGTCGATCAATGTTAGTCTATTAAATATTTACTAATAAAATAATCTTGATTCATTTactctgttttgttgttatgtttattctaatatttgtgtttttgtccctGCAGTATTAtgttctgatggactgatgtgGTTTTGTTTCTCATGAGCAcgtgtctgtttttatttgttttgcagtgcACTCGGAGCCTCACTGTAACTGCACCACCAGTACTTGCTCCATGTTCTCCAGCAGCCTCTACTATCTCTATCCCTTCAACATCGAGTACCACATCTTCGTCTCCGCCATGCTCTTTGTTATGTGGAAGAACATCGGACGGACCCTTGACCTTTCTTCAAACCGGAAACGGCTGGCTACCAAAACGCAGAGCCTGACTTTGGGGCCCGTTTTGGGTCTACTTGCGCTGGCCAGCACCATCGGGATCCTGGTGGTCTACATCACCCACGTAGAAGGATCCCTCCAAACGCGCCACTCAGCCATTTCCATGTTCTACATTTACGGCATCGTCATGCTGGTGTTCATGTGCTCTGCTGGTGCTTCAGGTCTGCTTATATACCGAGCAGACCACATGCCTCTGGACACCTCCAAGAACCCATCTCGGCAGCTGGACACAGAGCTGCTATTTGGGTCCTCTATTGGCTCCTGGCTTATGTCCTGGTGCAGCATAGTGTCTGTGTTAGGCGCCTACAGCAGTCCTCCTTACCGCTGGACCAACCTCGTCTACTCACTGCTCATTGTCCTGGAGAAGTACATCCAGAACGTCTTCATCATAGAGTCTTTGTATCGCCAGCAAGCGGATGGGGAGAGGGAGGACCCAGAGTTACCAGCCTCTCCAGAAATCTTCTCGGTGACGTCCTCTCTGGCCCCACCGTACAACGGCATTATCAACCGAGCCTACGAGACTCCAGACAGGACCTGTGTCAACATGGAGAACGAGCAGGAGGAGAGTGGACAGGTGTACAGGTGTCCGAGGAAACCTTCGGAGGTGCCGCTGCCCGTGGGGAAAAAAGTAGCGGAGCCTCAAAACATAAAGAGAGAAATCCTGAAGAACATAGCTGTCTTCCTGCTAATGTGCAACATCTCGGTAAGCTTTTGAACTGTTCTCAAACTGAATGTAGATGAAATGAAGATAGTTTTGTGGTGTAAAACTCAATTCTTACTTCATCCAAAAGTTTCTGTTGATGGCTTTTCATCCACTGTGTTTATATATGAAGCAGAATTTACAGATTGTTGTTTAAAATCGGCTCTAATCAATACTTCCAGTTTGTCATCCATGatcttattctttttttttagaaaataaaactattgCACACctcctgtccagcaccaaaGTTAGCCACTAGcaggtgaacatagtggagcatttggcaactaaagagccagataattccctcaagagttggtggagaccaaaacagggACAAAAGGAGGGTGTTAGATACATTCATGAGGTTTGCAGACACgacttcaaatgaatgctaatgttgctccgtgTCTGCTATATGTGCAAGTAGGCAACTGTTTTCCAACACGATAGCCACAACAACTTCATAAGGCG
This region of Pempheris klunzingeri isolate RE-2024b chromosome 2, fPemKlu1.hap1, whole genome shotgun sequence genomic DNA includes:
- the otop1 gene encoding proton channel OTOP1, translated to MSPTMVEHSGLDIMCLNKYCHSSSSSSSSEHDKKTFSKLKLSLSGDYPRKNAEILSGQYGTNVLLIGASLMLAIAHHGPSVKEEHLLSFVTCLMILQLIWMMWYILVRDRQKNSRTEKDVHATTCWIRGGLTLLALLSLIMDAFRIGYYVGYQSCVSAVLGVYPVIHATHTIAQVHFLWFHIKDVIKSFETFERFGVIHAVFTNLLLWCNGVMSEAEHFLNNHKRRLSALGYGNLTIVHSEPHCNCTTSTCSMFSSSLYYLYPFNIEYHIFVSAMLFVMWKNIGRTLDLSSNRKRLATKTQSLTLGPVLGLLALASTIGILVVYITHVEGSLQTRHSAISMFYIYGIVMLVFMCSAGASGLLIYRADHMPLDTSKNPSRQLDTELLFGSSIGSWLMSWCSIVSVLGAYSSPPYRWTNLVYSLLIVLEKYIQNVFIIESLYRQQADGEREDPELPASPEIFSVTSSLAPPYNGIINRAYETPDRTCVNMENEQEESGQVYRCPRKPSEVPLPVGKKVAEPQNIKREILKNIAVFLLMCNISLWILPAFGCRPQYDNGLEQETFGFSIWTTVLNFAIPLNLFYRMHSVASLFEVFRRV